Proteins from a single region of Bremerella sp. JC817:
- a CDS encoding DUF1559 domain-containing protein, producing MGTRYRNLGNLRGFTLVELLVVIAIIGVLIALLLPAVQQAREAARRMQCSNNMKQMGIAVHNFHDTYLRLPPGGAADKIPFGTSTTEAAWGSSWMVYLLPYIEQNVMYDKFNFGGGSGWGTNAANNTNAAKNVLISGYLCPSSPLEKWAQNPHSNGPIMAPSYAGISGAVNGLISGYTESRFNTPASITGCCSGGIAGGGGAIIPGGQIGLASLTDGTSNTALVGEISDALITANGSKHDYRNGVRHGFIIGWRSSSTPPNAGNGGDLRTFNMVTIRYPVNQQRRPGTGWPDAPGNCGSDGICDNASTNMPLISAHPGGAMVLMGDGSVRFLAETVPLDLVARMVTRDDGQVLELP from the coding sequence ATGGGCACGCGCTATCGCAATTTGGGTAATCTTCGCGGTTTCACGTTGGTAGAACTACTGGTTGTAATTGCAATCATTGGGGTATTAATTGCACTCCTTCTGCCTGCTGTTCAGCAAGCGCGCGAGGCCGCTCGCCGCATGCAATGCAGCAACAACATGAAGCAGATGGGCATTGCCGTTCATAACTTCCACGACACCTATCTCCGTCTGCCACCCGGCGGCGCGGCCGACAAGATTCCCTTCGGTACCAGTACCACCGAAGCAGCATGGGGAAGTTCGTGGATGGTCTATTTGCTTCCGTACATTGAACAGAATGTCATGTACGACAAGTTCAACTTCGGTGGTGGCTCAGGCTGGGGAACGAATGCTGCGAACAACACGAATGCCGCCAAGAACGTTTTGATTAGTGGCTATCTTTGCCCATCCTCACCGCTGGAAAAGTGGGCTCAGAATCCTCATTCCAACGGACCTATCATGGCCCCGAGCTACGCCGGGATCTCAGGTGCGGTCAATGGCTTGATCTCGGGATACACCGAGTCACGCTTCAACACACCTGCTTCGATCACAGGCTGCTGCTCTGGGGGCATTGCGGGTGGCGGTGGTGCGATCATCCCCGGCGGTCAGATTGGCCTGGCCTCGCTTACCGACGGAACCTCCAACACGGCACTCGTGGGTGAAATCAGCGACGCATTGATTACCGCCAACGGTTCCAAGCATGACTATCGCAATGGCGTTCGTCACGGATTTATCATCGGCTGGCGTAGCAGTTCGACACCACCGAACGCTGGTAATGGTGGTGACTTGCGAACCTTCAACATGGTCACGATCCGCTATCCGGTGAATCAGCAGCGACGTCCCGGCACGGGCTGGCCCGATGCCCCCGGCAACTGCGGATCGGATGGCATCTGCGACAACGCGAGCACCAACATGCCGTTGATTTCTGCCCATCCTGGCGGAGCGATGGTGTTGATGGGGGATGGCTCGGTCCGCTTCCTCGCCGAGACCGTTCCGCTCGACCTGGTCGCTCGAATGGTGACCCGCGACGACGGTCAGGTGCTCGAGCTTCCGTAA
- the sigJ gene encoding RNA polymerase sigma factor SigJ, with the protein MVAANEFESLRQQLIGFSYRMLGSVSDAEDIVQEAYLNWEQAGRPKLDSPRSWFFRVCSRLCLDRIKSAQYQRENYVGPWLPEPLLEDHADRAELDESISMALMLTIERLKPAERAAFILHDLFGYEFNEVASILGLEAANCRQLAKRARTHLKGDKQRAPADAQVVKRISDAFFEAVNEGDLDNLRSILSEDVVLTSDGGGKVSAARRPMVGFDEVTTFMIRVIRNARRNHAVEFRAVRFNGAPGILGYMDGELFAAYQVEVVDGKVQSLYVVRNPDKLAIFSRLATS; encoded by the coding sequence ATGGTCGCGGCCAACGAGTTTGAATCGCTTCGTCAGCAACTGATCGGGTTTTCGTATCGCATGTTGGGAAGCGTTTCAGACGCCGAAGACATCGTGCAAGAGGCTTACCTGAACTGGGAGCAAGCGGGTCGGCCGAAATTGGATTCGCCCCGCAGTTGGTTCTTTCGGGTCTGCTCTCGGTTGTGTCTCGATCGGATCAAGTCGGCTCAATATCAGCGCGAGAACTACGTTGGCCCTTGGCTGCCAGAGCCACTGTTGGAAGACCATGCCGATCGAGCCGAGCTGGACGAATCGATTTCCATGGCGTTGATGCTGACGATCGAACGCTTGAAGCCAGCCGAACGCGCCGCGTTTATCCTGCACGACTTGTTCGGCTACGAGTTCAACGAAGTCGCATCGATCTTGGGACTCGAAGCGGCCAATTGCCGCCAGTTGGCCAAGCGTGCACGAACGCATTTGAAGGGGGACAAACAGCGTGCCCCTGCCGATGCCCAAGTGGTGAAGCGAATTTCAGACGCGTTCTTCGAAGCGGTTAACGAAGGCGATCTCGATAACCTGCGTTCGATCTTGTCGGAGGATGTCGTGCTGACCTCTGATGGCGGAGGCAAAGTCAGTGCGGCCCGTCGTCCGATGGTCGGCTTCGACGAAGTGACGACCTTCATGATTCGCGTCATTCGCAACGCGCGGCGAAACCACGCTGTCGAGTTCCGCGCGGTCCGTTTCAACGGTGCCCCCGGCATCCTCGGCTACATGGATGGCGAACTGTTTGCCGCCTACCAGGTAGAAGTGGTGGATGGCAAGGTGCAGTCGCTGTACGTAGTCCGGAACCCTGACAAGCTGGCGATCTTCTCGCGGCTGGCGACTTCCTAG
- a CDS encoding sialidase family protein — protein MNTSRAGWLVLPFLLFAVSAVIAEPPKSQVTLPTGPGNPRNSEGDMVRLKNGDLLLIYTHFFGGSGDHAQAHLASRISHDGGATWSTEDKLVVPNEGGLNVMSVSLLRLADGRLALFYLRKNAQDDCRPQMRISTDEGQTWGEPTQVIPDREIGYYILNNDRVVQLTGGRLIAPVAQHVGPGMPKRNNSAATLVYYSDDAGQTWTRSTAAARPPKRNDRDVLVQEPGVVELKDGRLMMWCRTDAGSQFVTFSEDQGETWSQLQPSKMISPLSPATIERIPSTGDLLLLWNDHSDIAPELKGKRTPLRSAISKDEGKTWTHVKTLEDSPTGWFCYIAVDFVDDHVVMAYCAGDRRENNGLAITNTQRLPVSWFYE, from the coding sequence ATGAACACCTCTCGCGCTGGCTGGCTCGTACTGCCTTTTTTGCTTTTTGCCGTCTCGGCCGTGATCGCAGAGCCTCCCAAATCGCAGGTCACGCTGCCGACCGGTCCTGGCAATCCGCGGAACAGCGAAGGGGATATGGTCCGCCTGAAGAACGGCGATCTGCTGTTGATCTATACCCATTTCTTCGGTGGCTCGGGCGATCATGCCCAGGCCCACCTCGCCAGCCGCATTTCGCACGACGGAGGGGCGACCTGGTCGACGGAAGATAAGCTCGTCGTTCCGAATGAAGGGGGACTGAACGTGATGTCGGTTTCGCTGCTCCGGCTCGCCGACGGACGATTGGCCCTTTTCTACCTGCGAAAGAACGCTCAGGACGATTGCCGACCGCAAATGAGAATCAGCACCGACGAAGGCCAGACTTGGGGCGAACCGACCCAAGTCATTCCGGATCGTGAAATCGGCTATTACATTTTGAACAACGATCGCGTGGTGCAACTGACTGGTGGTCGCCTGATCGCCCCGGTGGCTCAGCATGTCGGCCCAGGCATGCCGAAGCGCAATAACTCGGCAGCCACGCTGGTTTACTACTCCGACGATGCCGGTCAGACCTGGACACGAAGCACCGCTGCCGCACGGCCACCGAAACGCAACGACCGCGACGTGCTCGTCCAGGAACCAGGCGTCGTCGAACTGAAAGATGGCCGACTGATGATGTGGTGCCGCACCGATGCGGGCAGCCAATTTGTGACATTCAGCGAAGACCAAGGTGAGACCTGGTCGCAGCTGCAACCGTCGAAGATGATCTCGCCCCTTTCGCCTGCCACGATCGAACGAATTCCTTCGACAGGCGACCTGCTGCTTCTATGGAACGATCACTCCGACATCGCACCGGAACTGAAAGGGAAGCGAACGCCGCTCCGTTCTGCAATCTCGAAAGATGAAGGCAAAACCTGGACGCATGTGAAGACGCTGGAAGATAGTCCGACTGGCTGGTTCTGCTATATCGCAGTCGACTTTGTGGACGATCACGTGGTTATGGCCTACTGCGCCGGAGATCGTCGCGAAAACAACGGACTGGCAATCACCAACACGCAGCGATTGCCAGTCTCATGGTTCTATGAATAG
- a CDS encoding DUF1559 domain-containing protein, which translates to MTSPSLQRRGFTLVELLVVIAIIGVLIALLLPAVQQAREAARRMECQNKLKQLGLALHNHHDTFGHFPKKGRLPGPYYERVGGMVLLLPYLEQNALAEQIKNHGLATPPTPWDNFAPFKVRLEAFICPSDAGSSDAIISNGNAPNNYRFSIGDSYRDVYTPDNPHRGLFDDRVEKDFSSITDGTSNTLMMAERSTGTTAKLVMQGQATSIAFLTDPTVCRDSVSTTNRNEYAGGASNRAAQRWNDRLPAFSAISTVLPPNSPSCWTGTNENTDDSIISPTSYHPGGVNGLLCDASVRFLPETIDTGDLTQPEVTSGASPYGIWGALGSINGGESRPLE; encoded by the coding sequence GTGACGTCCCCATCTTTGCAGCGGCGTGGTTTCACGCTCGTCGAGCTTCTCGTCGTCATCGCCATCATCGGTGTGTTGATTGCTTTATTGCTTCCAGCCGTTCAGCAGGCACGCGAAGCCGCCCGGCGGATGGAATGCCAGAACAAGCTTAAGCAGTTAGGCCTGGCGCTTCACAACCATCACGACACCTTCGGCCACTTCCCGAAGAAAGGTCGCCTGCCTGGTCCCTACTACGAACGCGTCGGCGGGATGGTGCTGCTGCTGCCTTACCTCGAACAGAATGCCCTGGCCGAGCAGATCAAGAATCATGGTCTTGCTACGCCACCAACCCCGTGGGACAACTTCGCTCCGTTCAAAGTTCGACTGGAAGCGTTCATCTGTCCTTCGGACGCTGGTAGCTCGGACGCGATCATCAGCAATGGCAACGCTCCAAACAACTATCGCTTCTCGATCGGCGACTCGTACCGCGATGTCTACACGCCAGACAATCCGCATCGTGGTTTGTTCGACGATCGCGTCGAGAAAGACTTCAGCAGCATCACCGACGGAACGAGCAACACGTTGATGATGGCTGAGCGTTCGACCGGCACCACCGCCAAGCTAGTGATGCAGGGGCAAGCCACGAGCATCGCCTTCTTGACCGATCCGACCGTTTGTCGCGATTCGGTTTCGACCACCAACCGCAACGAATACGCCGGCGGCGCGAGCAATCGTGCGGCCCAGCGTTGGAACGACCGCTTGCCGGCGTTCTCGGCAATCTCGACCGTGCTTCCGCCGAACAGCCCTTCCTGCTGGACCGGAACCAACGAGAACACCGACGACTCGATTATCTCGCCTACCAGTTATCATCCTGGTGGCGTGAATGGTTTGCTATGCGATGCGTCGGTTCGCTTCCTGCCAGAAACGATCGATACCGGCGACCTGACTCAGCCTGAAGTCACTTCCGGTGCCAGTCCTTATGGAATTTGGGGAGCGTTGGGCAGCATCAACGGTGGCGAGTCGCGTCCGCTCGAATAA
- a CDS encoding VCBS repeat-containing protein — protein MHRVSLATWMLYSPALLWATAVSSVQAEDLTKPAFEKVRLTEEYFAEGASVGDFNRDGKPDIVCGPNWFEGPQFTERHAIYDGKSFPNDRGYSDNFFSFVEDFNSDGLDDVLVVGLPGTPAHWYENSGSDQLWKKHFAFPAVDNEAPGFLDITGDGIPELVCHFEGQLGYAQPGEKDPAQRWKWTPISEKQGWGRYQHGLGVGDIDGDGRADFLMPEGWWQQPENWDGTSPWKKHAYRFAPGGAGIHAYDVDGDGDNDVITSLQGHAYGLVWHEQSKNDAGEIIFTQHEIMGTPDKSVSEVVFSQLHAVELADMNGDGVKDIVTGKCYWAHNGHDPGAKDPALLVVFLTDRSGDQVTFHPVVVDSNSGTGRQITLADVNQDGAIDIVAGNKKGTFVFLAK, from the coding sequence ATGCATCGTGTCTCGCTTGCCACGTGGATGTTGTACTCCCCTGCCCTATTGTGGGCGACCGCTGTCAGTTCAGTCCAAGCCGAAGACCTGACGAAGCCAGCCTTCGAGAAGGTTCGTCTGACCGAAGAGTATTTCGCTGAAGGAGCCTCGGTTGGCGATTTCAATCGCGACGGTAAGCCAGACATTGTCTGCGGGCCGAACTGGTTTGAAGGGCCGCAGTTCACCGAGCGGCACGCGATCTACGACGGCAAATCGTTTCCGAACGATCGTGGTTATTCGGATAACTTCTTCTCGTTCGTCGAAGACTTTAACAGCGACGGTTTAGATGATGTGCTAGTAGTTGGCTTGCCCGGCACGCCAGCGCATTGGTACGAGAATAGCGGCTCGGATCAACTGTGGAAAAAGCACTTCGCATTCCCTGCGGTCGATAACGAAGCCCCTGGTTTTCTCGACATCACCGGCGATGGAATCCCAGAACTGGTTTGCCACTTTGAAGGCCAGCTTGGCTATGCCCAGCCAGGCGAGAAAGATCCGGCCCAGCGTTGGAAATGGACGCCAATCTCCGAGAAGCAAGGTTGGGGGCGGTATCAGCATGGGCTCGGTGTCGGGGATATCGATGGAGATGGCCGCGCCGATTTCCTGATGCCCGAAGGCTGGTGGCAACAGCCAGAAAACTGGGACGGAACGAGTCCCTGGAAAAAGCACGCATATCGCTTCGCTCCTGGCGGTGCTGGAATTCATGCCTACGACGTCGATGGGGATGGCGACAACGACGTGATCACGAGCCTGCAAGGCCACGCGTATGGTCTGGTCTGGCACGAGCAATCGAAGAACGACGCCGGCGAAATTATCTTCACCCAGCACGAGATCATGGGGACGCCTGACAAGTCGGTCAGCGAGGTGGTCTTCAGCCAATTGCATGCGGTGGAGCTCGCCGACATGAACGGCGACGGCGTGAAAGATATCGTCACCGGCAAATGCTATTGGGCCCACAACGGCCACGACCCAGGTGCCAAAGATCCGGCGCTGCTGGTTGTCTTTCTCACCGATCGTTCTGGCGATCAGGTGACTTTCCACCCGGTAGTCGTCGACAGCAACAGCGGTACCGGTCGGCAGATCACGTTGGCCGACGTCAATCAAGATGGTGCGATCGATATCGTCGCCGGCAACAAAAAAGGGACGTTCGTCTTCCTGGCGAAATAG
- a CDS encoding M28 family peptidase, with product MSSPSLTLPSDPQEQTIPRWSTLLAGLIGVIAIIVMVTLNSGSEPAPPPSQPGQQDDLSRFLPIDGEKAYQHLKEICALGPRISGSEAMQRQQQMIEDHLTKHGATVQRQSWEVRHPETGQPVTLTNLFGRFHPERTERILLCCHYDTRPYADEDPVNPKAPFVGANDGASGAALLMELARHISEIDTKYGVDLVFLDAEEFIFDRERDPFFLGSTYLANKYKSADINFQYKWGILLDMVGDKELQIYQERNSVGWKDTRPLVMDVWRVANKLNIPEFVRRPRHTVNDDHVPLHDIGGIPIIDIIDFDYPNPGYGPKYWHTQQDVPENCSADSLAKVGKVVLTWLQEVE from the coding sequence GTGTCTTCACCGAGCCTGACTTTGCCGTCCGACCCGCAAGAACAAACGATCCCACGCTGGAGTACCCTTCTCGCTGGCTTGATTGGCGTGATCGCGATCATCGTGATGGTCACGCTGAACTCCGGTAGCGAGCCCGCTCCACCGCCGAGTCAGCCAGGTCAACAAGACGACCTGAGCCGCTTCCTTCCGATCGACGGCGAAAAGGCGTATCAGCATCTGAAAGAGATCTGTGCCCTCGGACCACGCATCAGCGGTAGCGAGGCGATGCAGCGTCAGCAACAGATGATCGAAGACCACCTGACCAAGCACGGGGCAACCGTTCAGCGGCAGTCGTGGGAAGTTCGGCACCCGGAAACGGGACAGCCGGTCACGCTGACGAACCTGTTCGGTCGCTTCCATCCGGAACGCACCGAACGCATCTTGCTGTGTTGCCACTACGATACGCGTCCTTACGCCGACGAAGATCCGGTCAACCCGAAGGCACCCTTCGTCGGGGCAAACGATGGGGCGAGTGGTGCGGCGCTGTTGATGGAGCTGGCCCGGCATATCAGCGAGATCGACACAAAGTACGGGGTCGACCTGGTGTTTCTCGATGCGGAAGAGTTCATCTTCGACCGCGAACGAGATCCATTCTTCCTGGGCTCGACCTATCTGGCCAACAAGTACAAAAGTGCTGACATCAACTTCCAGTACAAGTGGGGCATTCTGCTCGACATGGTTGGTGATAAAGAACTGCAGATCTACCAGGAACGCAACAGCGTAGGCTGGAAGGATACCCGGCCGCTGGTCATGGACGTCTGGCGGGTGGCGAACAAGTTGAACATCCCTGAGTTCGTCCGCCGACCTCGCCATACCGTGAACGACGACCATGTTCCCCTGCACGATATTGGCGGGATTCCGATCATCGATATCATCGATTTCGACTATCCAAATCCGGGATATGGGCCAAAATATTGGCATACGCAACAAGATGTCCCTGAGAACTGCTCGGCCGATTCGTTGGCCAAGGTGGGGAAAGTTGTTCTGACCTGGTTGCAGGAAGTCGAATAA
- a CDS encoding glycosyltransferase family 9 protein has protein sequence MLSPAPRILITRLSALGDTVLTLPVLCALRRAYPSAQIGWVAEPAASKVLADRNDLNFLFTVEKGWLTKPGEIRRLRRALSRHKFEIVLDAQGLTKSAAAGWLSGRKHQISFARGEARELAPTLAGIHITPKATYVAHRYLELLKPLGIENPQLEFQMPYDAVAHQAIAQRVPAIASGRYAVLNVGAGWYSKTWIPERFGEVAADLFMRDELRSVLLWGSETEHDYARQAAQAANLVAPGSVSVLPKLSIAEMKETIRHARLLISGDTGPLHFGVALDTPTISLFGVTKSEYYSPSQGIHRTVQNVYDPLSCRKRRKAGNEAMQAIQTEDVLAQVDILLNMRHSKAA, from the coding sequence TACCCTTCCGCCCAGATCGGTTGGGTCGCCGAACCGGCTGCCTCGAAGGTGCTGGCCGATCGGAACGATCTCAACTTTCTGTTCACGGTCGAAAAGGGCTGGCTCACCAAGCCAGGCGAGATTCGCCGGCTGCGACGCGCTTTGTCACGGCACAAGTTCGAGATCGTTCTCGACGCGCAAGGCCTGACGAAGAGCGCCGCCGCCGGCTGGCTTTCGGGACGGAAGCATCAGATATCGTTCGCGCGGGGCGAAGCACGTGAACTGGCACCAACGTTGGCCGGGATTCATATTACCCCCAAGGCGACCTACGTCGCCCATCGCTACCTGGAACTGCTCAAGCCGCTGGGGATCGAGAATCCTCAGCTTGAATTCCAGATGCCCTACGACGCCGTCGCCCATCAGGCGATCGCTCAGCGCGTGCCGGCGATTGCCTCGGGACGGTATGCCGTGTTGAACGTGGGGGCCGGATGGTATTCCAAAACCTGGATTCCAGAACGTTTCGGCGAAGTCGCGGCCGATCTGTTCATGCGGGACGAACTGCGCAGCGTCTTGCTGTGGGGTAGCGAAACCGAGCATGACTACGCACGCCAGGCCGCCCAGGCAGCGAACCTTGTGGCCCCTGGTTCGGTGTCGGTGCTTCCCAAACTGTCGATCGCCGAAATGAAAGAAACGATTCGCCACGCTCGCCTGCTGATCAGCGGCGATACGGGGCCTTTGCATTTTGGAGTGGCCCTGGATACCCCGACGATTTCCTTGTTTGGGGTGACGAAGTCGGAGTACTATAGTCCCAGCCAAGGAATTCATCGGACCGTTCAGAATGTCTACGATCCGCTCTCGTGCCGCAAACGCCGGAAGGCGGGCAACGAGGCAATGCAGGCGATTCAGACCGAAGATGTCCTGGCCCAGGTAGACATCCTGCTCAACATGCGGCATTCTAAAGCTGCATAA